The window TTAGTTCTCTCATTTTTCCGTCAATATCTTCAAACTTTCTGACCCCCAGGGTCTGTTTGCCCACCATGGCGCTAAGTCCAGCCCCCATGGCGGCGATGGCTGCCGATGCGGAACCTCCTCCCGGGGCAGGGCTTCTGTCGGCCACCCGGGAAATGAAGTTTCGGATACTCATACCGGCCAGGGGTTCATCGGGCTCTTTTGCAATGATGTACTCTATAATCTTGGTGCCGGGGTCAAAGGGGGCAACGGAATTCAACCCCAAACGCTCAACGACAAGCCGGATTTTCTGGTCCTGGTCCAGGATAAAAAGATTTTCTTTTTCAATGTAATACGCCGCAGCCTGTAAAATTGCCTGGAGTGGGACAACACCCACAATTTCAGACCCGACCACAGCAATTTTAAGCTTGGCGGCCTCTTCCTTAATTGCTTCAAACAGGATGTGCGGTGCAGTGACAAGATAGTTGCTCAGGTTCATCGTGACCTGGGCCAGGTTGTAGTCATCCACATACCAGCCCATTCCCTTGACCTCCTTGAACCGGCCGGGTTCCTCAGGCCCTCTGCCTGCTTCACGCAGATTCAGTGCGATGCGGTGGGCCTGGTTGGGTGTGCCTAACAGGTTGACATTGTATGCAATGAGAAAAAAACGGGCGCCCGTCACTGTGGCACCCCATTGGGGTATAAACTTTGCCGGACCAAAGTCCGGCTTCCATTTTTCCTGGACAATGCGCCCGGGGAGGGCTTCATACTGGCCTTCACGGATCTGGGGCAGCTTTCTACGGTAATCCAGGACGGCAGATTTTTCGTACAGATAGACAGGTACGCCAAGTTCATCGGCCAGCCTCTGTCCGAATTTCTTTGAGATCTCCACACATTCTTCCATGGTTACGCCTGCCACCGGAATAAAGGGGCAGACATCCATGGCTCCCATGCGATGATGCTCGCCGTGGTGTCGGCGCATGTCAATTTTTTCCCGGGCCACCCGTGCTGCGGCCAAAGCCCCTTCCATCACGCTGTCAGGATCAGCCACAAAGGTATACACGGTCCGGTTGGTGGATTTGCCCGAATCCACATCCAGCAGGCTGCATCCTGGGGTTTTGGCTATGGCGTCGGCTATGGCGTCAATGGTCTTCTGGTCTCTTCCCTCGGAAAAATTAGGCACACATTCAACAATTTTATTCATTATCCTGCCTCCGTCTCAAAGGAATGATAATCGATGATTTCTATCACTGATTATCATAAAACCAATAGCCTGTATATACATGCCATCTGTCTGATTCCCATGCACAAAGGCCGTGTGCAAAGGTTGATATTGCGGACGATTGCGTTGGAAATCCGACACTATTTTGTCGATTTTTTTATTCCAAAATATTCGGCTCTTTTATAACCGCGCGGATAAGACTTGCATTTTCTTCACTATTAAATGTAGTATCCCAAGGGAGGAATTTAGTGATACAGGCTGTGGCTACCCTTAAGTGTTAAAAGTTGAATAAAAAGGAGTTTTGTAATCTTAATTTTAAGGTCTTAAGGGAAGATATGATTTTCCTATCTTGCCGGGAAAATATCATAGTGGGAAAAGGCTTGTTGTCCTTATAATATTGTTTGTGCAAGCTTAATAAGTGGTTCGCCTATTGATATGCTGAAATGAGTGTATGTTACATAAAAAAAGGAGGTTGACGCATATCTGACTGTTAAGGAAATTGAGCATTTATTGTAAATTTTATAAAAGCAAATGCTTATTAATTCCGTAGGGGTAAAGGGGATTGAATTTTTAAAGCAGTTGTGAAAATATTAGCGGACTAACTGGAATAGAGACTTTTTTAGACCCATTGGTTTTAACAATTTTCATCAGGAAAGGATATCAAATGAATACGGTCGATATCCCCAGACTCAGGGAACTAGTCGGGGAAAAAAACATAAAGACAGATCCGCTTGACCTGTATGTTTATGGCGCAGACGCATCTGTTTACCATGCCGCACCATGGGTTGTTGTAAGACCTGACAATACCGGTCAGGTTCAGAAGGTACTGGCCTATGCCAATGATAACAAAATACCGGTTGTCCCCCGGGGCGGCGGCTCGGGTATGTGCGGGCAGACCGTGTCGATCAAGGGCGGCATTCTTCTGGACATGAAGAACATGAACCGGATACTTGAAATCAACATGCCCGATGTTTACTGCCGGGTGGAACCGGGTGTGGTGGATGATGATCTGAACGCCGCTTTGAAGCCTTACGGTGTTTTCTATCCCCCGACACCGGCTTCTTCCCGTATCGCCACCATCGGCGGCGAGATCGGTAACAATGCTTCGGGCGTTCGTTCCGTAAAATACGGCGCCACCCGTGATGCTGTCATGGGTATGAAAGTGGTTCTGGCCAATGGCGATCTGGTAACGCTGGGTGCCCATACCAGGGTTGAAGCATCCGGTTACCAGCTCCACAAACTTATCGTGGGCTCCGAAGGCACCCTGGGTGTTGTGGTGGAAGCTATCATAAGTTTTGTACCCATCCCAGAATTCAGATGCCTGGGTGTTGCCAATTTTGACAGCCTCAGAGATGCCGGCAATGCCATTGGTGCCATTATGGCCTCCGGCACCATTCCCTCCATGCTTGAGCTTGTAGATGACGTTGCCATCAAGGCCGTTAACAAAACCATGGGCCTGGGTCTTAAGGAAGTGGCCGCCTCCCTGCTTTTTGAAGCCGACGGAAAAGTTAAAGAAGCGGTGGATTATGAAGTTCAAAAAATGAAAGATATCTGTGCCAAGCACAACGGTGCCGATATCTGGTACAGCTTTGATGCCAAAGAGCGCGAACAGATCTTCATGGGCCGTAAAAAACTGTTCCCGGCCCTGTCGCAGTTTGACGCCAGTATGGCCTCCACATCCCTGGCGGACGACATGGCCGTTCCCTACTCCAAGATGGCCGACATGGCCGCCAAGATCCATGAAGCCGCAAAAAAGAACAACATCGTTATGACGGCATACGGACATTGCGGATCCGGGTGTATGCACACCAAAATCATGATGGACACCAGCAAACCTGCGCAATGGGAAGGTGCCCAGAGAGCCATTGCCGAGATCTATGAATATGTAAATTCCATCCACGGCACCACTTCTGCTGAACACGGTATCGGTATTTCCAAAGCACAGGCCTTTAAGACAGAGAAAATGGATTCCTTGAAAATGATGGCTGCTGTTAAGGCGGCTCTGGACCCAAATAACATTCTCAATCCAGGCAAACTGATGCAGGCTCCGGACAACTGGGTCAAGGCTACTAACCTTAGATACGCTGTCAACAGCTAAAGGATCACAGGGACTATTGTTATGCAGACAACACAAACAAGATTTAAAAATCTGGAAAAATGGGAAGGCATGCTGGCCAAGTGCATCCGGTGCGGTTACTGCTACGAGCACTGCCCCATGTTTAAATTCACACGGTGGGAATCCGATGCACCCAGGGGTAAGAATATCTTAGCCCATGGTCTTTTAACCGGCGAAATTGAATTGACACGGGAAATTGCGGAAAAATCATTCAGTTGTTTTTTCTGCAAACGGTGTGAAGCTGCCTGTTCATCCGGGGTTAAAATTACTGACATTATGCTGGATCTGAGAAGAGATCTGGTTGAACTGGGATACAAGAAGGATATAGGCACCATATCAACCACAGACCGTTCCTGTGCCCGGTGTCTGCAGTGCGTCCGGGCCTGTCCCCACGATGCCCGTGAATTTGTTGACGGCCAGGGCATTGTTGTCGACCCCGTACTGTGCAAATCCTGCGGCATCTGTGTTGAAATCTGTCCCATTGAAGCGGTAACTATTCCATTACCGTTTGGTACCGACACGGAAACACTGGACAAAAGAGCGGCTGAATGGCTTAACACCCATGAATTGGGCAAGGCCATTGTATATGCCTGTAACTGGTCATATCATCCCGACATTCAGAACTCCAAACTGCCGTTATCAGAAACCGGTGATAAAGAGTATGAAATTCTGGTGAACCTGTGTGGTGGCCGTATTGATAAAAATCTTTTACTGACGCCGTTCCTCAACAAGGCATGGGGTGTTCTGGTTGCTGTCTGTCCTGATGGGGAATGTACCCATGACGGCAATGTCGCAGCCTTACAGCGGGTGGTGCATATGAAGAAGACCTTGGAATCACTTGATATTAATCCCGAACGTATCCATCTGGTTCAGATTCCCAGAGGTGACAAACAACTGTTCCAGGCAGAAATAGATACGTTTATGGAGAAGTTAAATCAGATGGGCCCCATACGTTAAACCGGAGTTCATACACTAATTGATTTTTTCCTCCAATGGTGAGCTTGGGCTCTTGTTGGAGAACCACGGCGGATAAAAATCTTAATCCTCGGGCTCGAAGAGGCGCGTATGCGCACATATTTAATATATGCCGAAGATTTTAATTTTTATCCGCCGTGAACGTACGTATAAATTAGGTAAAAAAATTGCCGGCATTGTAAAAGGTGTTGGATTGAAGTCGAGTCAAACAGGTCATAGAGGATATCCTAGACGAAATTGTTAATAACAACTCCAGGAAGGAGAGCATAATGGCAAAAGTATTAATACCCTATGGTAAGGAAAAAATTGAAGTTGAAATTAATGATAACAACTTGCAAGGTGTATATTTTCCGAATGATGTAGAAAAAAGAGAGTTTGCTTCTGAATTTGCAAAAAATCTGGAAAAAGCCAATTTTGCAGAATTTATGACCGGTGATGAAAGAGTTGTTTTCATCGTAAATGACGGAACCCGCCCCACCCCTACAGCAAAAGTTCTCAAGGTCATTTATGATGATATAAAAGATAAAGATATCTATTTCATTATTGCCACAGGTGCTCACAGAGCCCCCAATGATGAGGAATTTGAATACATTTTTGGAAAAGAGATCTATGAGGATCTGAAAGCCAAAGACAGAATCTGGTCCCATGATGCCAAAAAAGATGAGATGGTATATTTGGGTAAATCCACCAACGGTACTGAGATGTACCTGAATAAGATTGTCGCAGAAGCCAAAAAAACTGTGGTTATCGGCTCTGTTGAACCCCACTATTTTGCCGGATATACCGGCGGCAGAAAAGGCTTCCTGCCTGGCGTGGCATCCTATGAGACCATCACCCAGAACCACAAACTGGCGTTGAACAAAAGTGCCAAAGCCCTTGCTCTGGACGGCAATCCGGTGCACGAAGACATGATGGATGCCATGAATGTATTAAAAGACATTCAGGTATTTTCCATTATGACCATTCTTGATAAAGATCATAATGTCTATGAAACCACATGCGGCGATCTTGTAGGCGCATTTTATGATGCCATAGACAGTGCTAAAAAAGTGTTCTGTGTAGACATAGAAGAAAAAACTGACATCGTTATTTCTGTTGCTCCCTATCCAATGGATATTGACCTTTATCAGTCTCAAAAGGCCATAGACAATGGTAAGCTTGCGCTTAAAGAGGGCGGCATTTTGATATTTGTATCCCAGTGCAGAATGGGAATCGGCGGAAAGACTTTCTTTGACCTGATGGCTTCCTGTGATACACCCCAGCAGGTTCTTGATAAGATTAAAATTGAATACAAACTGGGTTATCATAAAGCCGGTAAAATGGCTGAAATAAATACCTGGGCTGAGACATGGGGCGTAACAGAGCTTCCGGAAGCCGAAATAAAAGCGGTTCACATTAAACCTTTTGCCAGTGTGGAAGCTGCTCTGGAAAAAGCCTTTGAAGTAAAAGGCAAAGATGCCAAAGTAACCGTACTTCCCTTGGGATCTCTTTCTGTACCCAATATTCTTAATCCCTAAGAGATATTTTTTTAAAGTTGTTGAAGGCGGCGGTGCAATGATAAGCACCGCCGCTTTTTTGTTTGCTCTCTGTTACGAACAGCCATGGGCTGACCTAACATATCAGCTGCCGGACCCAACCCACAACCAAGGTTGAAAGTCTGTGTAGGTTACACAGACTTTCATATAAATGCACCACTGTTTTAAAATCAGCTGCCCGTTACTTGAATATTGTGCCGGATCATGTCAAAAAATGATAAATCCACAATGATGTGTAAGGGGTGTCGGAAAT is drawn from uncultured Desulfobacter sp. and contains these coding sequences:
- the ftcD gene encoding glutamate formimidoyltransferase, encoding MNKIVECVPNFSEGRDQKTIDAIADAIAKTPGCSLLDVDSGKSTNRTVYTFVADPDSVMEGALAAARVAREKIDMRRHHGEHHRMGAMDVCPFIPVAGVTMEECVEISKKFGQRLADELGVPVYLYEKSAVLDYRRKLPQIREGQYEALPGRIVQEKWKPDFGPAKFIPQWGATVTGARFFLIAYNVNLLGTPNQAHRIALNLREAGRGPEEPGRFKEVKGMGWYVDDYNLAQVTMNLSNYLVTAPHILFEAIKEEAAKLKIAVVGSEIVGVVPLQAILQAAAYYIEKENLFILDQDQKIRLVVERLGLNSVAPFDPGTKIIEYIIAKEPDEPLAGMSIRNFISRVADRSPAPGGGSASAAIAAMGAGLSAMVGKQTLGVRKFEDIDGKMRELIPLLHETAYALIPMIDQDTKAFSDYMKALKLPKNTDEENRFRASQLQLGLKKAIEVPLSIMTLGDKAWDAMIGVAQYGNIALRSDAQVGARALEAGIWGAYKNVVINMGKIEDPEYREKIMVKADSLRDRAVKNCQKVLDILEERSA
- a CDS encoding FAD-linked oxidase C-terminal domain-containing protein — translated: MNTVDIPRLRELVGEKNIKTDPLDLYVYGADASVYHAAPWVVVRPDNTGQVQKVLAYANDNKIPVVPRGGGSGMCGQTVSIKGGILLDMKNMNRILEINMPDVYCRVEPGVVDDDLNAALKPYGVFYPPTPASSRIATIGGEIGNNASGVRSVKYGATRDAVMGMKVVLANGDLVTLGAHTRVEASGYQLHKLIVGSEGTLGVVVEAIISFVPIPEFRCLGVANFDSLRDAGNAIGAIMASGTIPSMLELVDDVAIKAVNKTMGLGLKEVAASLLFEADGKVKEAVDYEVQKMKDICAKHNGADIWYSFDAKEREQIFMGRKKLFPALSQFDASMASTSLADDMAVPYSKMADMAAKIHEAAKKNNIVMTAYGHCGSGCMHTKIMMDTSKPAQWEGAQRAIAEIYEYVNSIHGTTSAEHGIGISKAQAFKTEKMDSLKMMAAVKAALDPNNILNPGKLMQAPDNWVKATNLRYAVNS
- a CDS encoding hydrogenase iron-sulfur subunit, with the translated sequence MQTTQTRFKNLEKWEGMLAKCIRCGYCYEHCPMFKFTRWESDAPRGKNILAHGLLTGEIELTREIAEKSFSCFFCKRCEAACSSGVKITDIMLDLRRDLVELGYKKDIGTISTTDRSCARCLQCVRACPHDAREFVDGQGIVVDPVLCKSCGICVEICPIEAVTIPLPFGTDTETLDKRAAEWLNTHELGKAIVYACNWSYHPDIQNSKLPLSETGDKEYEILVNLCGGRIDKNLLLTPFLNKAWGVLVAVCPDGECTHDGNVAALQRVVHMKKTLESLDINPERIHLVQIPRGDKQLFQAEIDTFMEKLNQMGPIR
- the larA gene encoding nickel-dependent lactate racemase; protein product: MAKVLIPYGKEKIEVEINDNNLQGVYFPNDVEKREFASEFAKNLEKANFAEFMTGDERVVFIVNDGTRPTPTAKVLKVIYDDIKDKDIYFIIATGAHRAPNDEEFEYIFGKEIYEDLKAKDRIWSHDAKKDEMVYLGKSTNGTEMYLNKIVAEAKKTVVIGSVEPHYFAGYTGGRKGFLPGVASYETITQNHKLALNKSAKALALDGNPVHEDMMDAMNVLKDIQVFSIMTILDKDHNVYETTCGDLVGAFYDAIDSAKKVFCVDIEEKTDIVISVAPYPMDIDLYQSQKAIDNGKLALKEGGILIFVSQCRMGIGGKTFFDLMASCDTPQQVLDKIKIEYKLGYHKAGKMAEINTWAETWGVTELPEAEIKAVHIKPFASVEAALEKAFEVKGKDAKVTVLPLGSLSVPNILNP